One Ogataea parapolymorpha DL-1 chromosome VI, whole genome shotgun sequence DNA window includes the following coding sequences:
- a CDS encoding putative secreted protein, with amino-acid sequence MRKRACDKCHKAKRSCSGVPCAFCQRRRLNCTLNRPLKKFGRPSKHIPAPVVEETYSTGEKSVVLSDGSNTSVEDTNDCWKYGTVVLRQQLSYHFNLDHKEKAVLEQFIDTGAADLFGSRANTFLQAVVPLVFSFDCIKYPILAIAAASGSHFSAFRETQRYRSLAKLGRKDTVLQETGTLAMLLVVLMEILMGDGMDATTYLDEIQKTVSPVCSWLARQDSDLHQIMSDLYFYYQSLLGYNFGIRNGEIRASSFKLTFGLDQATLQTLSQIRTLEKLKDQTSLSSNEFSQFASLIETKIQTASSMSHLGAAIQCACYLQLYQLKPGSDLSTGTCLNALLDNIKAIQTPSECQLLFPLLIAGTAATTIKDQNYILDRLSVIHSRLKFPFINRYQDLLRHLWRSNESLSIIIKYQFPGLFIL; translated from the coding sequence ATGAGAAAAAGAGCCTGCGACAAATGCCACAAGGCAAAACGCTCTTGTTCGGGCGTGCCGTGCGCGTTCTGCCAGCGTAGGCGGCTGAATTGCACGCTGAACCGACCGCTTAAGAAATTTGGCCGTCCGTCCAAACATATCCCTGCCCCCGTGGTGGAGGAAACATATTCAACGGGCGAAAAAAGCGTGGTTTTGTCTGACGGCTCAAATACGAGTGTCGAGGACACAAACGACTGCTGGAAATATGGCACAGTAGTTTTGAGACAACAGCTGAGCTACCATTTCAACCTTGACCATAAAGAAAAGGcggttttggagcagttCATCGACACAGGCGCCGCTGATTTGTTTGGAAGCAGAGCAAACACCTTCTTGCAAGCAGTGGTCCCACTAGTCTTCTCGTTCGATTGCATCAAATATCCAATTCTTGCcattgctgctgcctcAGGATCGCATTTCTCGGCCTTTAGAGAGACCCAGAGATATCGGTCGCTAGCGAAGCTGGGCAGGAAAGATACTGTGTTGCAGGAAACAGGGACCCTGGCCATGCTGCTCGTGGTACTCATGGAGATACTCATGGGCGACGGGATGGATGCCACAACGTATCTGGACGAAATTCAGAAAACAGTAAGTCCCGTTTGTTCGTGGCTCGCCAGGCAAGATTCCGACCTGCACCAGATCATGTCAGACTTGTATTTCTACTACCAGTCGTTGCTCGGTTACAACTTTGGGATCAGGAATGGCGAAATTAGggccagctcgttcaaGCTGACTTTTGGCCTCGACCAGGCCACGCTGCAAACTCTCTCGCAAATCCGCACTCTTGAAAAACTAAAAGACCAAACATCGCTGTCGTCAAACGAGTTCTCGCAATTTGCATCGCTGATAGAAACGAAAATTCAAACCGCTTCAAGCATGAGTCATTTGGGTGCTGCCATTCAGTGTGCATGCTATCTACAGCTTTACCAACTCAAACCAGGCTCAGATCTGTCAACGGGGACCTGTCTAAATGCTCTCTTGGATAACATCAAGGCAATACAGACCCCATCCGAATGCCAGCTACTCTTCCCTCTACTCATTGCAGGAACCGCAGCTACCACTATAAAAGACCAAAACTACATCCTAGATCGTCTAAGTGTGATCCATAGTCGCCTAAAGTTTCCATTTATTAATCGCTATCAAGATCTTCTGCGTCACTTGTGGCGATCTAACGAATCGCTCAGCATCATAATTAAGTACCAATTTCCGGGATTATTCATATTATAG
- a CDS encoding transporter SEO1 gives MPVGSLVLDPLKRLKWGLFPVERHVIDKVDATDSEQESLAKLAEAEESHEIPEIEYRDESNRKWYKFFDEYEYRQNKNRRGNHKWYQWFNKDDTPAERKLVIKLDILLCFYSLMAYWVKYLDQTNLNNAYVSGMKESIDMKGNDLVHTQAVFTVGTIVFQIPFMYILYKAPLNYVLPTLDLCWSLFTLGAYRANNVGHLEAMRFFIGCFEAPAYLAYMYLFGSWYKVDEIVRRSMVYYIGQYLGVLTSGLLQGAIFDGMNMKDGLEGWRWMFIIDAVISIVVGIIGFYAIPGTPQKCYSIFLTDEEILLARKRLKDNNTSFTVPVDRAFFDRKLWKKILTSWHIYVLSLWDIFCWNNNNGTSGAYLLWIKSLNRYSVAKVNQLGAISPAIGILWLILTGCYADFFHSRWQAILLSQVLNITGNVILAAWDVPEGAKWFAFMLQYTGWAMAPVLYGWMNDICRHDPQYRAVILVTMNMLAQTSTAWISVLVWKTVEAPRYLKGFTFTACSAFCLVLWTFVVLWFYKRQERQQSELNGIVIIDKEKDSTKA, from the coding sequence ATGCCTGTCGGATCTCTCGTGCTGGACCCGCTCAAACGTTTGAAGTGGGGGCTTTTCCCTGTCGAAAGACATGTCATTGACAAAGTCGACGCGACCGACTCGGAGCAAGAATCGCTCGCCAAGCTAGCAGAGGCCGAGGAGTCGCATGAGATTCCGGAAATCGAGTACAGGGACGAGTCTAACAGGAAATGGTACAAGTTCTtcgacgagtacgagtACCGCCAGAACAAGAACCGCCGTGGAAACCACAAGTGGTACCAGTggttcaacaaggacgacaCCCCTGCTGAGAGAAAGCTCGTGATCAAGCTTGACATCCTTCTTTGCTTCTACTCGCTCATGGCGTACTGGGTCAAATATCTCGACCAGACGAACCTCAACAACGCCTATGTGAGTGGCATGAAGGAGTCGATCGACATGAAAGGTAACGATCTCGTGCACACCCAGGCCGTTTTCACTGTCGGAACTATCGTGTTCCAAATTCCTTTCATGTACATCCTGTACAAGGCCCCACTGAATTATGTCCTGCCTACTTTGGATCTGTGTTGGAGTCTGTTCACTCTGGGAGCCTACCGTGCAAACAACGTCGGTCATCTAGAGGCCATGAGGTTTTTCATCGGATGTTTTGAGGCCCCAGCTTACCTCGCATACATGTATCTGTTTGGCAGTTGGTATAAAGTTGACGAGATTGTGCGCCGTTCCATGGTGTATTATATCGGCCAGTACTTAGGTGTCTTGACCTCCGGTCTTTTGCAAGGAGCCATTTTCGACGGCATGAACATGAAAGACGGCTTGGAAGGCTGGAGATGGATGTTCATCATTGACGCGGTCATCTCGATCGTGGTGGGTATCATTGGCTTCTACGCCATCCCAGGGACGCCTCAGAAATGTTACTCGATTTTCCTcaccgacgaggaaatcCTGCTCGCAAGGAAAAGACTCAAGGACAACAACACTTCGTTCACGGTTCCTGTTGACCGGGCATTTTTTGACCGCAagctgtggaaaaaaattctcACCTCGTGGCACATCTACGTCCTCTCGCTGTGGGAcattttctgctggaacaACAACAACGGAACGTCTGGTGCTTATTTGCTCTGGATCAAGTCTTTAAACAGATATAGCGTCGCAAAAGTCAACCAGCTGGGTGCAATTAGTCCTGCAATTGGCATTCTTTGGCTTATCCTCACTGGCTGCTACGCAGACTTCTTCCATTCGCGTTGGCAGGCCATCTTGCTCTCACAGGTCCTCAACATTACTGGAAACGTCATTCTGGCGGCCTGGGATGTGCCCGAAGGCGCTAAATGGTTTGCTTTCATGCTGCAGTATACCGGCTGGGCCATGGCTCCAGTGCTATATGGCTGGATGAACGATATATGTCGTCATGATCCGCAATACAGGGCTGTTATTTTGGTCACAATGAACATGCTAGCGCAGACTTCGACAGCCTGGATTTCAGTGCTGGTTTGGAAAACTGTGGAAGCCCCGCGTTATCTGAAAGGTTTCACGTTCACTGCGTGTAGCGCATTCTGTCTTGTGCTATGGACGTTTGTTGTTTTGTGGTTCTATAAGAGACAGGAGAGACAGCAAAGCGAACTAAATGGCATTGTGATcatcgacaaggagaaggaTTCGACTAAAGCTTGA